A single Lolium perenne isolate Kyuss_39 chromosome 6, Kyuss_2.0, whole genome shotgun sequence DNA region contains:
- the LOC127326576 gene encoding F-box protein GID2, whose translation MKSGSASSGRDDPWAPPPTSGSGGGGSNEPAKKQRTEPPPSSTQAEASSSSSHPPPQQQQPPPPPDGEPPRVPDLGEDAIFEILRRAEARTLAAAACVSQGWRQLAEDERLWEAACVREWANLGFSQQQLRAVVLSLGGFRRLHAVYIRPLQQRGAGAPHRQGRRQLPVRLGRDQVQLSLSLFSIGFFQNMPNHPLPKKDKGGDGSDKGGGGQCG comes from the coding sequence ATGAAGTCCGGTTCCGCTTCCTCCGGCCGCGATGATCCCTGGGCTCCTCCACCTAcctccggcagcggcggcggcggctccaaCGAGCCAGCCAAGAAGCAGCGCACGGAGCCGCCCCCGAGCTCAACCCAGGCCgaggcgtcctcctcctcttcccatCCTCCACCACAGcagcagcagccgccgccgccgccggacggCGAGCCGCCGAGGGTGCCGGATCTCGGGGAGGACGCGATATTCGAGATCCTGCGGCGGGCGGAGGCCCGGACGCTGGCCGCGGCGGCGTGCGTCAGCCAGGGGTGGCGGCAGCTGGCGGAGGACGAGCGGCTGTGGGAGGCGGCGTGCGTGCGGGAGTGGGCCAACCTCGGCTTCTCCCAGCAGCAGCTCCGCGCGGTCGTGCTCTCGCTCGGGGGATTCCGCCGCCTGCACGCCGTCTACATCCGCCCGCTCCAGCAGCGTGGTGCCGGGGCGCCGCACAGGCAGGGGAGGAGGCAGTTGCCTGTGAGGTTGGGCAGGGACCAGGTTCAGCTCTCGCTGTCCCTCTTCTCGATTGGCTTCTTCCAGAACATGCCTAACCATCCTTTGCCTAAGAAAGACAAGGGTGGTGATGGCAGCGATAAGGGTGGAGGTGGGCAGTGCGGCTGA
- the LOC127326573 gene encoding 14-3-3-like protein GF14-E: MAELSREENVYMAKLAEQAERYEEMVEFMEKVAKTVDSEELTVEERNLLSVAYKNVIGARRASWRIISSIEQKEESRGNEDRVTLIKDYRGKIETELTKICDGILKLLDSHLVPSSTAPESKVFYLKMKGDYYRYLAEFKSGSERKDAAENTMVAYKAAQDIALAELPPTHPIRLGLALNFSVFYYEILNSPDRACNLAKQAFDEAISELDTLSEESYKDSTLIMQLLRDNLTLWTSDISEDAAEEIKDAPKGESGDGQ; the protein is encoded by the exons ATGGCTGAGCTTTCTCGTGAGGAGAATGTGTACATGGCTAAGCTTGCAGAGCAGGCTGAGAGATATGAGGAGATGGTTGAGTTCATGGAGAAGGTGGCAAAGACAGTTGACTCTGAGGAGCTCACCGTCGAGGAGCGCAACCTTCTATCAGTTGCTTACAAGAATGTTATTGGTGCCCGCCGTGCCTCATGGCGCATCATTTCCTCCATCGAGCAGAAGGAAGAGAGTCGTGGCAATGAGGACCGTGTCACACTCATCAAGGACTACCGCGGAAAGATCGAGACTGAGCTCACTAAGATCTGTGATGGTATCCTCAAGCTTCTGGATTCCCACCTTGTCCCCTCATCAACCGCTCCAGAGTCTAAGGTCTTCTACCTCAAGATGAAGGGTGATTACTACAG GTACCTTGCGGAATTCAAGAGTGGATCTGAGAGGAAGGATGCTGCTGAGAACACCATGGTTGCATACAAAGCTGCCCAG GATATTGCACTGGCAGAGTTGCCCCCAACTCATCCTATCAGGCTTGGTCTGGCACTCAACTTCTCAGTGTTTTATTATGAGATCCTCAACTCTCCTGACCGTGCTTGCAACCTCGCCAAGCAG GCTTTTGATGAGGCCATCTCAGAGCTGGACACTCTGAGCGAGGAATCCTACAAGGACAGCACCTTGATCATGCAACTGCTGCGCGATAACCTGACGCTGTGGACTTCTGACATCTCG GAGGATGCTGCTGAAGAAATCAAGGATGCTCCTAAGGGTGAATCTGGGGATGGACAGTAA